One genomic window of Bombus fervidus isolate BK054 chromosome 14, iyBomFerv1, whole genome shotgun sequence includes the following:
- the Serp gene encoding chitin deacetylase-like protein serp — protein sequence MRSSLVLLFLAAIVLAEGSNRVKRQEEKKEESFESEICKDKDAGEWFRLVAGEGDNCRDVIQCTSSGLQAIRCPAGLYFDIDKQTCDWKDSVNNCKLKNKERKAKPLLYTEEPLCQDGFLACGDGSCIERGLFCNGEKDCADGSDENICDMDNDPNRAPPCDPSVCVLPDCFCSEDGTTIPGDLPPKDVPQMITITFDDAINNNNIGLYKEIFNGKRKNPNGCEIKATFFVSHKYTNYSAVQEMHRKGHEIAVHSISHNDDERFWSDATVDDWAKEMAGMRIIAEKFANLTDNSVVGVRAPYLRVGGNNQFTMMEEQAFLYDSTITAALNNPPLWPYTMYFRMPHRCHGNLQHCPTRSHAVWEMVMNELDRREDPQNDEYLPGCAMVDSCSNILTGDQFYNFLNHNFDRHYEQNRAPLGLYFHAAWLKNNPEFLDAFLYWIDEILSNHNDVYFVTMTQVIQWIQNPRTITESKSFEPWKEKCIVDGPPACWVPHTCKLTSKEVPGETINLQTCVRCPNNYPWVNDPTGDGFF from the exons AAGGCTCGAATCGTGTGAAGCGACaggaggagaagaaagaagagagctTCGAAAGCGAGATCTGCAAGGACAAGGATGCGGGCGAATGGTTCAGATTGGTGGCAGGAGAGGGTGACAACTGTCGTGACGTGATTCAGTGCACCAGTTCGGGTCTTCAGGCCATCAGGTGTCCCGCGGGACTGTATTTCGATATCGATAAACAGACCTGCGACTGGAAGGACTCGGTGAACAACTGCAAACTGaagaacaaagaaagaaaagcgaaacCCCTGCTTTACACCGAGGAACCGCTCTGTCAAGATGGCTTCCTCGCTTGCGGCGATGGCTCTTGCATCGAGAGAGGTCTTTTCTGTAACGGGGAAAAGGATTGCGCTGACGGATCCGACGAGAATATTTGCG ATATGGACAACGACCCGAACAGAGCGCCACCCTGTGACCCTTCAGTCTGCGTTCTACCCGATTGCTTCTGTTCCGAGGACGGTACCACGATCCCCGGAGATCTACCTCCCAAGGACGTACCGCAGATGATCACTATCACGTTCGATGATGCCatcaataacaataatatcgGCTTGTACAAAGAGATCTTCAACGGAAAACGCAAGAATCCAAACGGTTGCGAAATCAAGGCCACCTTCTTCGTCTCGCACAAGTACACCAACTACTCGGCTGTCCAGGAAATGCACAGGAAAGGACACGAGATCGCCGTTCACTCTATCTC TCACAACGACGACGAACGTTTCTGGTCAGACGCGACGGTGGACGACTGGGCTAAAGAAATGGCTGGTATGAGGATCATCGCGGAGAAATTCGCTAATTTAACGGACAACAGCGTGGTCGGTGTGAGGGCTCCGTATCTCAGAGTCGGTGGAAACAATCAGTTCACGATGATGGAAGAACAGGCATTCCTTTACGATTCCACCATCACCGCGGCCTTGAACAACCCACCGCTATGGCCTTACACGATGTACTTCAGAATGCCGCACCGTTGCCATGGAAACCTTCAACATTGTCCGACGAG GTCGCACGCAGTCTGGGAGATGGTGATGAACGAGTTGGACCGTCGCGAAGACCCACAGAACGACGAATACCTTCCAGGTTGCGCCATGGTAGACTCGTGCAGCAACATTCTAACCGGCGACCAATTCTACAATTTCCTAAATCACAACTTTGACCGACATTACGAACAAAACCGCGCTCCCTTAGGCCTCTACTTCCACGCAGCCTGGCTAAAGAACAACCCTGAATTCTTGGACGCGTTCCTTTATTGGATCGACGAGATCTTGTCCAATCACAACGACGTTTACTTCGTGACGATGACCCAAGTGATCCAGTGGATCCAGAATCCTCGCACGATAACAGAATCAAAGAGTTTCGAGCCGTGGAAGGAGAAGTGTATCGTGGACGGACCTCCCGCTTGTTGGGTTCCTCACACCTGCAAACTCACCTCGAAAGAGGTTCCTGGAGAGACCATCAACCTTCAGACCTGCGTACGTTGCCCGAATAACTATCCATGGGTGAACGATCCGACCGGTGACGGGTTCTTCTAA